One genomic region from Oncorhynchus clarkii lewisi isolate Uvic-CL-2024 chromosome 21, UVic_Ocla_1.0, whole genome shotgun sequence encodes:
- the LOC139379527 gene encoding leucine-rich repeat neuronal protein 3-like, producing the protein MKDVSFVDCFFVGLAMTAFVLASEERVDCPQLCVCEIRPWFSPSSVYMEAPIVDCNDLGLFTLSGRLPTDTQVLLLQTNNIAKIERPLDYLANITEIDLSQNNLSSMSDIHLGRLPQLLSLHMEENWIRQLPDSCLAELANLQELYMNHNLISSISPTAFQGLHNLLRLHLNSNKLQTISSEWFDTIPNLEILMIGENPITSVQDMNFKPLRNLRSLVLTRMNLSQLPDGALSGLDNLESISFYDNTFPEVPHAALRNLKNLKFLDLNKNPIGRIQRGDFADMLHLKELGINSMPELVSIDSFALNNLPELTKIEATNNPRLSYIHPNAFYKLPRLETLMLNGNALSALHRITVESLPNLREVSMHSNPIRCDCVVRWMNMNKTNIRFMEPDSLFCVEPPEYEGQHVRQVHFREMTEICLPLISPESMPGHVSVDNGSSVSLHCRAFAEPEPDIYWITPSGTRVLPNTVSDKYYMHSEGTFDIYDVTENEAGLYTCVAHNLVGADLKSVSVEVDGYFPRPANGSLDVNIKSVQSNSVLVAWKAAHGGLAPNIKWYKASDPNHPTMAFTARVPSDVKVYNLTHLTPATQYKVCVDIRGILYKHDTKCVNVTTKGLELAAKDTEKWHAAVIAVFGVLLAVISVACLLIYVSLRNHHLCGDLRKCHSKVSLTQVAGLHSPFTRLWVSGNGLPTAVEVKPTVINVSDNAF; encoded by the coding sequence ATGAAGGACGTGTCATTTGTAGATTGTTTCTTCGTGGGCCTTGCCATGACTGCCTTTGTTCTGGCCTCTGAGGAGAGAGTCGATTGCCCTcagctatgtgtgtgtgagatcagACCCTGGTTCTCTCCCAGCTCCGTGTACATGGAGGCCCCAATTGTTGACTGTAATGACTTGGGACTTTTCACTCTGTCTGGGAGATTACCAACGGACACACAAGTGCTATTGCTGCAGACCAACAACATTGCAAAGATTGAGAGACCTTTGGATTACCTGGCCAACATCACAGAGATTGACTTGTCGCAAAACAACTTGTCCTCAATGAGTGACATCCACCTCGGGCGGCTGCCTCAGCTGCTGTCCTTGCACATGGAGGAGAACTGGATACGCCAGCTGCCAGATAGCTGTCTGGCAGAGCTGGCCAACCTTCAGGAGCTTTACATGAACCACAACCtgatctcctccatctcccccacgGCGTTCCAGGGTCTCCACAACCTCCTCCGGCTCCACCTCAACTCTAACAAGCTGCAGACGATCAGTAGTGAGTGGTTCGACACCATACCCAATCTGGAAATACTCATGATTGGGGAGAATCCGATCACCTCCGTTCAAGACATGAACTTCAAGCCACTTCGTAATCTCCGAAGTCTAGTTCTGACCAGGATGAACCTATCGCAGTTACCCGACGGCGCTCTATCTGGCCTCGACAACTTGGAGAGCATCTCGTTCTACGACAACACCTTCCCCGAAGTTCCCCACGCAGCTCTGAGGAACTTAAAGAACCTCAAGTTTCTGGATCTAAACAAGAATCCCATAGGGAGGATACAGCGTGGAGATTTTGCAGACATGCTCCACCTCAAAGAGCTGGGCATTAACAGCATGCCGGAACTGGTCTCTATCGACAGCTTCGCCCTCAACAACCTCCCCGAACTGACTAAGATTGAGGCCACCAACAACCCCAGGCTCTCTTACATCCATCCCAATGCTTTCTACAAACTGCCCAGGCTGGAGACATTGATGCTGAATGGGAACGCGCTCAGTGCCCTGCACAGGATTACCGTGGAGTCCCTCCCCAACCTGCGGGAGGTGAGCATGCACAGCAACCCCATCCGCTGCGACTGTGTGGTCCGCTGGATGAACATGAACAAGACCAACATACGCTTCATGGAACCAGATTCACTCTTCTGCGTCGAGCCTCCCGAGTACGAGGGCCAGCATGTCCGACAGGTCCACTTCAGGGAGATGACAGAGATCTGTCTGCCTCTCATCTCTCCTGAGAGCATGCCCGGGCACGTCAGCGTCGACAACGGGAGTTCTGTATCGCTTCACTGCCGGGCCTTTGCCGAACCCGAACCGGACATCTACTGGATCACACCTTCTGGTACCAGGGTCCTGCCCAATACCGTTTCAGATAAATACTACATGCACTCAGAGGGAACGTTTGACATCTACGATGTAACAGAGAACGAGGCTGGACTGTACACCTGCGTTGCCCACAATCTGGTCGGCGCAGACCTAAAGTCAGTCTCGGTGGAGGTGGATGGATACTTCCCCCGACCTGCCAACGGCTCTTTGGACGTCAACATCAAATCAGTGCAGTCCAACTCGGTACTGGTGGCCTGGAAAGCCGCCCATGGTGGTCTGGCTCCTAACATAAAGTGGTACAAGGCTTCCGACCCCAACCACCCGACCATGGCATTCACTGCACGCGTACCGTCTGACGTGAAAGTGTACAATCTCACACATCTGACTCCTGCCACCCAGTACAAGGTGTGTGTGGACATCCGCGGCATCCTCTACAAACACGACACCAAATGTGTCAATGTCACCACAAAGGGATTAGAGCTGGCGGCCAAGGACACTGAAAAGTGGCACGCTGCAGTAATTGCTGTCTTTGGTGTGCTTCTCGCTGTGATTTCAGTGGCCTGTCTGCTTATTTATGTGTCTCTGAGGAACCACCACCTTTGTGGGGATTTAAGGAAATGCCACTCCAAAGTGTCTTTGACGCAGGTGGCCGGCCTGCACTCTCCTTTTACGAGGCTGTGGGTCTCAGGGAACGGACTGCCAACTGCAGTGGAAGTGAAACCCACAGTCATAAATGTATCTGACAATGCCTTTTAA